One window from the genome of Cryptomeria japonica chromosome 6, Sugi_1.0, whole genome shotgun sequence encodes:
- the LOC131876744 gene encoding geraniol 8-hydroxylase-like, giving the protein MEGQWVIWLSALVSSVLAYFLVDLMGKRKKKSRANLPPGPPGWPIVGNLLQLGKKPNESLWALSQQYGPLMTLSLGMKTAVVVSSSEMAKEVLKIHDQNFAGRIMIEAAKVFSHHESSIAFAQYGDYWRKFRRIATTELFTPTRLQALQHLRRDQVSETIRMVFEKKGTSMNIAELVYYEGLNLMSNAIFSKNLFDPKNLESAELRNTFSEMVNLTGKPNLADFYPFLKLVDPQGVCRRLTVHHKRLHEYLDVFIQDRLEARRQGVGLPKEKDFLDILLDLTAHDFTLVNIRALLLELLSAGSDTTTTTIEWVMVELIANPYVMKKAQKELEEVIGLNRKVEESDIDRLPYLHAIVKEVFRLHPALPLALPHRADNSCEVAGYMIPKHAMVIVNLWAIGRDPKIWKEPLKFMPERFFNGENSKVKYKGQNFELIPFGAGRRICLGLPLAHQMVHFTIASLIHSFNWMLPIGMNYNKIDMSETFGIVLKKSKELHAIPTPRLPNHLY; this is encoded by the exons ATGGAAGGGCAATGGGTGATTTGGCTTTCAGCGCTGGTAAGCAGTGTGCTCGCTTATTTCTTAGTAGATTTAAtggggaaaagaaagaagaagagcagAGCAAATCTTCCTCCTGGACCTCCTGGCTGGCCCATCGTGGGAAACCTTCTCCAGCTGGGGAAAAAACCCAATGAATCTCTGTGGGCTCTTTCTCAGCAATACGGTCCTCTCATGACTCTCTCTCTCGGCATGAAAACTGCTGTGGTGGTTTCATCCTCTGAAATGGCAAAAGAGGTCCTCAAAATCCACGACCAGAATTTTGCAGGACGGATTATGATAGAAGCAGCAAAGGTGTTTTCTCACCATGAATCTTCAATTGCTTTTGCTCAGTATGGAGATTACTGGCGGAAGTTCAGACGCATTGCCACCACAGAGCTTTTCACTCCCACCAGACTCCAAGCGCTGCAACATCTCAGAAGAGATCAAGTCTCCGAGACGATTCGAATGGTCTTTGAGAAGAAGGGGACGAGTATGAATATTGCAGAGCTGGTGTACTACGAGGGTCTCAATCTCATGAGCAACGCCATTTTCAGTAAGAACTTGTTCGATCCCAAAAATCTAGAGTCTGCAGAATTGAGAAACACTTTTAGTGAAATGGTGAACTTGACCGGAAAACCCAACTTGGCCGACTTTTATCCGTTTCTGAAGTTGGTGGACCCTCAGGGAGTGTGCCGTCGTCTGACAGTCCATCATAAGCGACTACATGAGTACTTAGATGTATTCATACAAGATCGGTTGGAGGCGAGGAGGCAAGGGGTCGGTCTACCCAAGGAAAAGGACTTTCTCGACATTCTGCTCGATCTGACTGCCCATGATTTCACTCTGGTGAATATCAGGGCTTTACTCTTG GAACTCTTGTCTGCTGGTAGTGATACTACTACTACAACAATTGAATGGGTTATGGTGGAACTAATTGCCAATCCTTACGTAATGAAAAAAGCGCAAAAGGAATTAGAAGAGGTAATTGGTCTCAATCGAAAAGTGGAAGAATCTGACATAGATCGTCTACCTTATCTCCATGCTATAGTGAAAGAAGTGTTTCGACTACACCCAGCACTTCCTTTGGCATTGCCCCATAGAGCAGACAACTCATGTGAGGTGGCAGGGTATATGATACCTAAGCATGCCATGGTGATTGTGAATCTGTGGGCAATTGGAAGAGATCCTAAAATTTGGAAAGAACCTTTAAAATTTATGCCAGAGAGGTTTTTTAATGGTGAGAATAGTAAGGTAAAGTATAAGGGACAAAATTTTGAGCTGATACCATTTGGAGCTGGAAGAAGAATATGCTTAGGACTTCCTTTGGCTCATCAAATGGTTCATTTTACTATTGCTTCCTTAATCCATTCCTTCAATTGGATGCTTCCAATAGGGATGAATTATAATAAGATAGACATGAGTGAGACATTTGGAATAGTATTAAAGAAGTCTAAAGAATTGCATGCAATCCCCACACCAAGATTACCAAATCATCTATACTAA